The Saccharomonospora glauca K62 genome has a segment encoding these proteins:
- a CDS encoding D-alanyl-D-alanine carboxypeptidase, translating into MLVTAVLTSLVALVATPPSEAREQPPSADCPNRTLPPSPVDTSEKPPPGESSPTPLPVPETPAGGPRMAECGLVLPPGSPEPPENITAAAWLVQDLDTGDVLAAKDPHARHRPASLIKTLLAIVALEELRPDSVVVATKEDANQECTCVGIVEGGKYRVDELVNALLMRSGNDVAHVLATALGGVDVAVEKMNQLAEWLGAADTRAATPSGLDGPGMMTSAYDMSLVFRHAMQQPEYAKAVGTREIRFPGGPGEPDFPVYNDNPLWNTYEGFIGGKTGFTDDARHTYAGAAERDGKRLAVVLLRAEQKPVRVAEQAAALLDYGFALAASGSKAVGTVASSPLDSPEDEPAEEDLASAGVANAGRDDSFGTMGWIVTLLVTLVVLAGLLVAHRKGLLRRPD; encoded by the coding sequence GTGTTGGTCACGGCCGTTTTGACGAGCCTCGTCGCCCTCGTCGCGACCCCGCCGAGCGAGGCGCGGGAGCAGCCGCCGTCCGCGGACTGTCCCAACCGCACCCTGCCGCCCTCCCCCGTCGACACCTCCGAGAAGCCGCCTCCCGGCGAGTCCTCCCCCACTCCGCTGCCCGTGCCCGAGACCCCGGCGGGAGGCCCGCGCATGGCGGAGTGCGGCCTCGTCCTGCCTCCCGGCAGCCCCGAACCCCCGGAGAACATCACCGCCGCCGCGTGGCTCGTCCAGGACCTCGACACCGGCGACGTGCTCGCCGCCAAGGACCCGCACGCACGCCACCGGCCCGCCTCCCTCATCAAGACCCTGCTCGCGATCGTGGCGCTGGAGGAACTGCGCCCCGACAGCGTCGTGGTGGCTACGAAGGAGGACGCCAACCAGGAATGCACCTGCGTGGGCATCGTGGAAGGCGGCAAGTACCGGGTCGACGAACTCGTGAACGCGTTGCTCATGCGTTCGGGCAACGACGTCGCCCACGTGCTGGCCACCGCGCTCGGCGGGGTCGACGTGGCGGTGGAGAAGATGAACCAGCTCGCCGAGTGGCTCGGTGCCGCCGACACCCGCGCCGCGACGCCGTCGGGGCTCGACGGCCCCGGCATGATGACGTCGGCCTACGACATGAGCCTGGTGTTCCGCCACGCCATGCAGCAGCCCGAGTACGCCAAGGCCGTGGGCACCAGGGAGATCCGGTTCCCCGGCGGACCGGGCGAACCCGACTTCCCCGTCTACAACGACAACCCGCTGTGGAACACCTACGAGGGCTTCATCGGCGGCAAGACCGGGTTCACCGACGACGCCCGCCACACCTACGCGGGAGCCGCCGAACGCGACGGCAAGCGGCTCGCCGTGGTGCTGCTGCGGGCCGAGCAGAAACCCGTCCGTGTGGCCGAGCAGGCCGCCGCGCTGCTCGACTACGGGTTCGCCCTCGCCGCGTCCGGCAGCAAAGCGGTGGGCACCGTCGCCAGCTCCCCACTCGACTCGCCCGAGGACGAACCCGCAGAAGAGGACCTCGCCTCCGCCGGCGTGGCAAACGCGGGACGGGACGACTCGTTCGGCACCATGGGCTGGATCGTGACGTTGCTCGTGACGCTGGTCGTGCTCGCCGGGCTGCTGGTGGCCCACCGCAAGGGTCTGCTACGCCGCCCGGACTGA
- a CDS encoding endo-1,4-beta-xylanase gives MSTAHQSRVRTRLRKAVTAAVVGVMTAGGLVAAAGTASAQTTLAEAAAATGRYFGTAVAAGRLGEQDYTATLNREFNSITAENSWKWESLQPSPGYFDFSTADRIAEHARQQGMEIRGHTLVWHSQLPSWVQNISSPDELRQVMRNHITTVMEHYKGQVRSWDVVNEAFEDGSSGARRNSVFQRVLGDSWIEEAFYIAHEVDPDATLCYNDYNTDAWNTAKTQAVYNMVADFVSRGVPIDCVGFQAHFNSGNPVPENYHITLQNFADLGVEVQITELDIAGWGDSQAEQFGGVTLACLAVPKCTGITVWGVTDKYSWRAEDTPLLFDGNYNPKQAYYAVLDTLLNAGGGDGGDGGGGATCTVTYAETQRWGDRFNGEVTVRAGNEAIRSWSTTVTVTPPQKISATWNGEASWDTSGNVMTMRSTSGLPAGGQTTFGFTVMTNGNWAPPTLGSCVAS, from the coding sequence ATGAGTACGGCACACCAAAGTCGGGTGAGGACCCGGTTGAGGAAGGCCGTCACGGCGGCCGTAGTCGGTGTGATGACCGCGGGTGGACTCGTCGCCGCGGCGGGGACGGCGAGTGCGCAGACCACACTTGCCGAGGCCGCCGCCGCGACGGGCCGTTATTTCGGTACCGCGGTCGCGGCCGGCAGACTCGGTGAACAGGACTACACGGCCACTCTCAACCGGGAGTTCAACAGCATCACCGCCGAGAACTCGTGGAAGTGGGAGAGCCTCCAGCCCTCTCCGGGGTACTTCGACTTCAGTACCGCCGACCGCATCGCCGAACACGCCCGTCAGCAGGGCATGGAAATCCGCGGGCACACCCTGGTCTGGCACTCGCAGCTGCCCAGCTGGGTCCAGAACATCAGCTCCCCGGACGAGCTGCGGCAGGTGATGCGCAACCACATCACCACCGTGATGGAGCACTACAAGGGGCAGGTCCGCTCCTGGGACGTGGTGAACGAGGCGTTCGAGGACGGCAGCAGCGGGGCGCGCCGTAACTCGGTGTTCCAGCGCGTGCTCGGTGACAGCTGGATCGAGGAGGCCTTCTACATCGCCCACGAGGTCGATCCGGACGCCACCCTCTGCTACAACGACTACAACACCGACGCCTGGAACACGGCCAAGACCCAGGCCGTGTACAACATGGTGGCCGACTTCGTCAGCCGCGGCGTGCCGATCGACTGCGTCGGCTTCCAGGCGCACTTCAACAGCGGCAACCCGGTGCCGGAGAACTACCACATCACGCTGCAGAACTTCGCCGACCTCGGCGTGGAGGTCCAGATCACCGAGCTGGACATCGCGGGCTGGGGTGACTCGCAGGCGGAGCAGTTCGGCGGTGTCACGTTGGCCTGCCTGGCCGTGCCCAAGTGCACCGGCATCACTGTCTGGGGCGTGACCGACAAGTACTCCTGGCGTGCGGAGGACACGCCGCTGCTGTTCGACGGCAACTACAACCCCAAGCAGGCCTACTACGCGGTGCTCGACACGCTCCTCAACGCCGGTGGCGGTGACGGCGGTGACGGCGGCGGGGGTGCCACCTGCACCGTGACCTACGCCGAGACCCAGCGGTGGGGCGACCGGTTCAACGGCGAGGTCACCGTCCGGGCGGGGAACGAGGCGATCCGTTCGTGGAGCACCACCGTCACCGTGACCCCGCCGCAGAAGATCTCGGCGACCTGGAACGGTGAAGCGAGTTGGGACACCAGCGGCAACGTCATGACGATGCGGTCGACCAGTGGCCTCCCCGCGGGAGGACAGACGACCTTCGGTTTCACCGTCATGACGAACGGCAACTGGGCGCCGCCGACGTTGGGCTCCTGCGTCGCCTCCTAG